The nucleotide sequence CATAAAAATCAAGAGGTTGTGAAGGGTGCAATCCACCCACAACATGAATTTCACTGACTGATTTGCCTTTGCTGCCGATGTAATCTATTATCCCGGGGATATCCATTTCATATGAATCATCATCCCATTCACCTTTGGCAAAAGCGCAAAACCTGCAATGACTTACACATATATCCGTATAATTTACATGCAGATTATCCACAAAAAAAACATCATCGCCCCAGAGCCGGCGTTTTATAAGCATTGCTTCATCAGCAAGCTCAAACAGCTCTTTATCAAAAAGTGTACTCATATAATACCGTCTCCTTTCAAAGCGCTTTTGAATGCTTTAACAATTTCCGGGTCAAACTGTGTTCCCGTACAATCATCAAGCTCCTGAACCGCTTCTGTTATTTTCATTCTCGGACGGTAACTTCTGTCAGTTGTCATCGCATCAAAAGAGTCAGAGACCTGAAGTATTCTGGCTCCCAGCGGTATTTCATCTTTCACCAATCCGTAGGGATATCCCGTACCGTTTATTTTTTCATGATGGTACAACACATACTGAGGAACATCTCCGAGAAATTCAATAGGTTCCAGAATTTCCTTGCCGAAGATAGAATGTTTTTTCATTTCCCCATACTCATAATCTGTCAGCTTGCCAGGCTTTATTATAATATCTATTGGGACACCGATTTTCCCAATATCATGCAGAAGCCCTGCATAAAACATAAGATTGCGGAATTCTTCATTAAATTTCATTTCATCCACAATCATCAGCGAATAATTTTTCACATTCTCTGAGTGCCCCCGCGTATAGTGATCCTTGGCATCAACCGCTTTGGACAACGATGTAATAGTCTCCGCATATCCTTTTGATAAATCTTCGTAAGACAGAGAATTCTGCAAAGCCATGGAGCATTGACTGACATAGATATTAAGAACATTAACGTCAATATCCCTGAAGGTGTGAGCCCCTTTATTGTATGCTGCAAAGATCCCCCATAAGCCTTTGGTTCCAAACATTGGCAGAATTATATAGTTGATATCCTGATCGTTTTTTTTGTAATGTCCTATTTTTGATTCATTTTCAGAAAAAGTTATCAGAGAGCGTTTGTAGCTGAACTTGTCATTCAGAAAATTTTTAAAGTCTTCATCAAAATTGTGAGCCTTTTCAATCTGACGTGTAAAAAGTTTTATATAAAAACTGGAGATTTTCAGCTCATTCTTTATCACACTTTGAAGTTGACTGAGTATTTCATCGTGATTGAGTGTTTTCGAGAAAAAATTGCTGGAATCGTAGATTGAAACAATCTGCTTAAGCTCAAGAACCTGCCGTTTAAGTTTCTTACTGTCCAGAGCCTTCTGAATTTTATTAACAAAGTCATCCACTTTAAATGGTTTTGTTATATAATCAAAAGCACCTATCTTGACACTTTCCACAGCAGAGTCCAGACTGGGATAACCTGTAACGAGCAGAATCTCAACATCTTTAAATCTGTTTTTAACCTCTTTTAGAAGAGTAATGCCGTCCATTTCAGGCATCTGGATATCGGAGAGGACTATATCCACATAATGAGCGGACAAAATATCCAAAGCTTCTTTTCCGTTATCTGTGCAAATAACATGAAAACCTTCCGTTTCGAGAATTATTTTTACACTGTCTCTGATATAATCCTCATCATCCACAACAAGAACAGTAACATTTTCATTCATACGGCACCCTCAAATAATAAACACATTCATATCCACCCTTGTAAATGGAAATTATGAAATGATATCTGCATATTATTAAAATTAACACAACAGCATACCTAATTCAACTACATTTGCTTTTCTGCAACGATTTATGCATTTATATGCGCAGTCCACCAGTAGGCGGACAAGTGCTTAAAGTGGGGGTTTTTAAAAGTATTTAAAGCAGTTGAGGTAGTTGAAGTTGTTGATGTACACCCTCTTAAAGACCATAGGCAATCAGCGGAACTAATATTTAACAGGGTAGTTAAGGTGCCAACAGCGTTCACCAATAACAAATATACCAATATACAAATACACTACTCAACCAATATATCACTTAAACATCTAAGTTGATCAACTTCCTTAACCTTAACCTTAACCTTTGCCTTTGCCTCTCCACTTCTCCATTTCCCCACTTCCCTGCCTCTCTACTCATCACCCATCACCCATCACGCGTCACGCGTCACGGCATCAAACATCACGACATCTAAAATTATCTTTACTAAAATCATGGTTAATATTTACTTGTTAAATATTAGTTTTTATTGTTATAATTAAGCACCTTAATTTTTATATATTTAGTGAACCACATTCACAAACGTCGTCGGGGCAGGCATATAAACTTGACTTAATTATAAACTAAAATAATATGGAATTATATGGAGAATAGTAAACTTTCAATTTACTACAAAATTTTGGGAATTTCAGAAGGGGCACCTGCTTCGGAAATACGCAGCCACTACCTTGAGTTGTGTAAAAAATATCACCCTGACAAACTACAAAATGAAAGTGCGGAGAAGCAGAAAGAGGCTGAGGAACATTTCAGATTAATCAATGAAGCTTACGAAATACTATCGAGTATCAACAAAGCGGGTTTCGACTATAAATCCAAACCCGATACATCCGATATGGAAGCCAGGGACATCGGCAGAGCCTATTTCATCAAGGGGATTCATTTTTATAAAGAAGGTGATATCAACAATGCTCTGGATGCATTTGTAAATGCATACCGAAAGGATAATTCCAAACCGGAGTATATTCGATATGTTATCAAATGTTTGCTTACAAAGGAACGAAGACTCCATGAAGCAAAAGAGTATTGCTTGAAATTGTTAAAAATTGAATTTTATAACGCTGAAAATTTTTATTTAATGGGATTAATATACAAAAATGCCAATCTTATCGAAGCCGCTTCAGAATATTTCCATAAAGCCAAACGAATGGGCTTTAACAATAATTTAGTGGATATTCAGCTCAACGAAATTGAACCAAAAAGTTTCAAAAAGAAAATCAAAAAGATATTCAAAAAATCTACATGATTTGATTAGTGAGATGGAGAATGGTGAGGGAGGGAGTGAGGGAGTGAGATAGTGAGGTGGTGATACCAAGTTGCGTTTGTTTGAGTAATATCTGAGGATTTGCAACAAAGTAGGAAGCACGTCTTCAGGCGTACCAAAGTAGTTTTGCAAAACTGCCATTGTGGTCATGGCGGGGCTGAAGCCGCGCCACAGAATAACGTCAGTTTTCAAACAGAATCCCGTACATTTGCAGGACTAAAGTCCTGCCTCCGAAACTTAACACTAATTCACCCAACACCCATCACCTGCCTCCCACCCTCACTCACTCACTCTCTCACTATTTCACTACCTCACTTCAATTTCGTCATTGCGAGCATAGCGAAGCAATCTTTCTCACAAGACATGAGATCGCCGCGGGCTTTCGCCCTCGCGATGACGCTTGAGATTACCACGTCGCCACCGGCTCCTCATAATGATTTCAAAGGGATAAACTTCTGCCTTTGCTTTAGCTTTTGTTTTTTGTTTTTACCTCTACCTTTGCCTTTGCCTACCTCACCATCTCGCTATTTCACTATTTCACTACTTCCCTATCTCCCTCATCACGCGTCACGGTATCGCAGCATTTCCCGTCTGCACAGGCGGTCTCAGGTTTTTCAGCAGCGCATGTGCAGGTGTGTTTTTTATTCCGGCTTTTAAAAATCACAAGCTGAAAAATTCCAATAACAAAAACAGCAATTACAGAAAAGATAACAATCTTCATCATCCACCAAAATCATCAAATCTAATATTTTCTTCTTCAACCCCGAGATCATCAAGCATTTTCAAGGCCGATTTCAGCATCATAGGAGGACCGCACAGATAATACTCCACATCTTCAGGAGCCGGGTGATCTTTCAGATAGTTTTCATAAACCACAGTATGAATAAAACCGGTATAGCCTTCCCAGTTATCCTCATCCAAAGGATCTGAAAGGGCTATCTTCCAGGAAAAATTGTCATACTCTTCCTCAAGCTTATCGAAATCCTCTTCATAAAAAATTTCTCTTTTACTCCTGGCTCCGTACCAAAAGCTGATTTTTCTGTCCGTCTTGACACGTAAAAGCTGATCAAAAATGATTGATCTTAAAGGAGCCATACCGGCACCGCCGCCTATAAAAATCATTTCGGCATCGGTATTCGAAGCCATAAAATCACCGAACGGCCCCAAAACTGTGACCTTGTCACCCGGTTTTAAGCCAAAAATATAAGAGGAAGCTTTCCCAGGCGGGATATTTTTTTCATTCAAAGGCGGGGTTGCAATTCTGACATTAAGTTTAAGGACACCTTCCTCAAGGGGATAGCTAGCCATAGAATAAGCCCGCATAATTTCCTCGTCCACTTTAGACTCAATATCCCACAAACCGGCACTTGTCCAGTCTTCATGAAATTTTTCATCAATATCGAATTCGGAAAATTTCACATGATATGGAGGTACTTTCATCTGTGTGTATCCTCCTGCTTCAAAATCCATTTCTTCCGGCAGTTTTAAAATAAGCTCTTTAATAAAAGTCGCCACATTTTTGTTGGAAATTACTTCGCAGTGCCACTCTTTGGCTTTAAAAATCTCCGGGGGCAGCTCTAATTTTAGATCATTTTTTACAGAAAGTTGACACGAAAGCCGATACCCCTCTTTCGCCTCACGTATATTAATATGGGATTTTTCCGTAGGCAAAATCTCTCCGCCGCCTTCCATCACCTTTACCTTGCACTGACCACACGTTCCGCCCCCGCCGCAGGCTGAAGGAACATAAATATCGTTGTCAGCCAGAGCAAACAACAGCTTTTCATTGGCGGAAACCTTCAGAGGCTCATCATCTTCGTCGTTAATAACGACATCAAAAACACCCGAAGGAACAAGGCGTCTTTTTGCCTGTATAATCATACCCACAAGAAGCAGAATAATCGCAACAAAAAAAACAATTCCAAGTATAATTTCAGTCAACCCGAAACCCCTTTACAGTTTGATACCGGAAAAAAGCATAAATGCAATGGACATTATTCCGGCTACTATAAATGTTATGCCAATACCTTCAAGACCTTTGGGCACATCACTGTATTTCATCTTTTCCCTTATCCCTGCCAAAGCGATAATTGCCAGAGCCCAGCCGGTTCCTGAGCCGAAGCCGAATACCACGCTTTCTGCGAAATTATAATCCCTTTGAACCATAAAAAGTGAGCCTCCCAGAATAGCACAGTTCACCGTTATAAGCGGCAGAAAGATTCCAAGGGATACATAAAGTTTTGGGAAAAATCTGTCTATAGCCATTTCCAGAACCTGTACAATCCCCGCCACCACTACAATGTATGTAACCAAACCAATAAAGGTAAGATCCACATTGGGAAAACCCAGCCATGAAAGGGCGCCTTTTCTAAGCAGAAACTGATAAATAATATTGTTTGCCGGAACGGTAACTGTCTGCACAAGGATAACAGCCAATCCCAGTCCTTTTGCCGTTTCCACCTGTTTTGAAACAGCCAAAAATGTGCACATACCGAGGAAAAAAGCCAGAGCTA is from Flexistipes sinusarabici DSM 4947 and encodes:
- the nqrE gene encoding NADH:ubiquinone reductase (Na(+)-transporting) subunit E is translated as MAEHLLSLLVKSIFVENIALAFFLGMCTFLAVSKQVETAKGLGLAVILVQTVTVPANNIIYQFLLRKGALSWLGFPNVDLTFIGLVTYIVVVAGIVQVLEMAIDRFFPKLYVSLGIFLPLITVNCAILGGSLFMVQRDYNFAESVVFGFGSGTGWALAIIALAGIREKMKYSDVPKGLEGIGITFIVAGIMSIAFMLFSGIKL
- the nqrF gene encoding NADH:ubiquinone reductase (Na(+)-transporting) subunit F yields the protein MTEIILGIVFFVAIILLLVGMIIQAKRRLVPSGVFDVVINDEDDEPLKVSANEKLLFALADNDIYVPSACGGGGTCGQCKVKVMEGGGEILPTEKSHINIREAKEGYRLSCQLSVKNDLKLELPPEIFKAKEWHCEVISNKNVATFIKELILKLPEEMDFEAGGYTQMKVPPYHVKFSEFDIDEKFHEDWTSAGLWDIESKVDEEIMRAYSMASYPLEEGVLKLNVRIATPPLNEKNIPPGKASSYIFGLKPGDKVTVLGPFGDFMASNTDAEMIFIGGGAGMAPLRSIIFDQLLRVKTDRKISFWYGARSKREIFYEEDFDKLEEEYDNFSWKIALSDPLDEDNWEGYTGFIHTVVYENYLKDHPAPEDVEYYLCGPPMMLKSALKMLDDLGVEEENIRFDDFGG
- a CDS encoding HD domain-containing phosphohydrolase, giving the protein MNENVTVLVVDDEDYIRDSVKIILETEGFHVICTDNGKEALDILSAHYVDIVLSDIQMPEMDGITLLKEVKNRFKDVEILLVTGYPSLDSAVESVKIGAFDYITKPFKVDDFVNKIQKALDSKKLKRQVLELKQIVSIYDSSNFFSKTLNHDEILSQLQSVIKNELKISSFYIKLFTRQIEKAHNFDEDFKNFLNDKFSYKRSLITFSENESKIGHYKKNDQDINYIILPMFGTKGLWGIFAAYNKGAHTFRDIDVNVLNIYVSQCSMALQNSLSYEDLSKGYAETITSLSKAVDAKDHYTRGHSENVKNYSLMIVDEMKFNEEFRNLMFYAGLLHDIGKIGVPIDIIIKPGKLTDYEYGEMKKHSIFGKEILEPIEFLGDVPQYVLYHHEKINGTGYPYGLVKDEIPLGARILQVSDSFDAMTTDRSYRPRMKITEAVQELDDCTGTQFDPEIVKAFKSALKGDGII
- a CDS encoding J domain-containing protein: MENSKLSIYYKILGISEGAPASEIRSHYLELCKKYHPDKLQNESAEKQKEAEEHFRLINEAYEILSSINKAGFDYKSKPDTSDMEARDIGRAYFIKGIHFYKEGDINNALDAFVNAYRKDNSKPEYIRYVIKCLLTKERRLHEAKEYCLKLLKIEFYNAENFYLMGLIYKNANLIEAASEYFHKAKRMGFNNNLVDIQLNEIEPKSFKKKIKKIFKKST